Genomic DNA from Streptomyces sp. GS7:
ACCGGCCAGGGTGCGGATGCGGGTGAGCAGGTGCTCCAGCTCCAGGGGGGTGGCGACCCGGACCTTGAGGATGTAGTTCTCGTCGCCGGCGACGCTGTGGCACGCCTCCAGTTCGGGGACCTCGGCAAGCCGGTCGGAGATGTCGTCCGGAGCGCTGGGGTCGAAGGGTTTGACCGAGATGAAGGCGGTGAGCGGCAGGCCCACGGCTTCCGGGTCGACGATGGCGGCATAGCCGCGGATGACACCGCGCTGCTCCAGGCGGCGCACCCGCTGGTGCACCGCCGAGGTGGACAGGCCGGTGGCCTTGCCCAGGTCGGTGTAGCTCATCCGCCCGTCCTTGACGAGCAGATCCACGATTTGTCGGTCCAACTCCTCCACCCGCTCAACCTACTGCGCGCGGGCGCATATGCGCACCGTGCGCCGGATCGTGGACACCTACACGCCCCTCCGTGTGAGCAATGCCACACCTGTGACGCCGGGTACGCGGGGCGTCAGCGATTATGCGCCCGGCATGAAGGGCATTGCTGGTGTTGGCCGAGACCGCCGGTCACAAGATGGAAGTCAGCGGTCCGAGTGGCCCACCCGAGGGGGATGGACATCATGCGACGCCTTGAGCAGGACTCCGCCGCAGCGAACGCCGGCGTTCAGGAGGGCGACAGTCTCGGCTTCCCCGCCGACGACGGTGCGTACGATTCCTTCGACACCTACGAGATCTACCGCGTGACCTGCCCGGACTGCGGACAGCCGATCGGGCTGCTGGCGGACGAGGACACGCTCCCGGAGCACGCGCTGTGCCCGTCGTCGTGGAACCCGTTCGGCCTGACGGTGTGCCGGGGTTCCGGTCGGCCGGCGGCCGACGCCCCGGAGACCGACGACATGATGGACGCTCAGGAGCAGGACGCGGCCGTGCTGTTGACGCTTCCCGCGGGCCTGGACTGGCGGCGCCAGCCGTTCTCGCACGTGGGCGGCATCGGCGAGCGGCCGACCCGGGTCCCGCGGATGCGCCGCCGCGGCTGAGCCGGTCAGCCGGCCGCGACCGCCTCACCAGTAGCGGCCGGCGAGCATCGCCTCCAGGGTGTCCCGGTGCAGGATCAGCCCGTCGGCGTCGGCCGGGGCCGGGATCTCACCGAAGTACACCTGGCGGTAGGCGACCCGGAGCAGACGATGGCGTGCCGCAGGGCCGCGTAGAGGGTGTGGAACTCCATGTGGCGGGGCCGGTGCCCGGTGAGCCGGGCGTAGCGGCTCTCGACGCGGTCGCGGCGCAGGAAGTCGGGCAGTCCCGGCTCGCCGCCGCTCTCCGTGCGGTCCTGGAAGAAGCGGTGCAGGTAGACCAGCCGGCCGAGGTCGGGTTCACGGCGGCCGAGTGCGGCCAACTCCCGGTCGAGCACCGCGGCCGGCTCGAAGCCGTCGTAGACGATGTTGCCGATCCGGGCGTCCCCCAGTTCACCACCGATCCGGGCGTCGCCCCAGCTCACCGTCGTCTCCCCCGGATCCGCCGGCCAGTGGTCGGCGAGCCGGGCGAAGCCGCGCTCGACGAGCGGGGAGCGGGGCAGTTCGTCGACAACCCAGGAGTAGTAGGCGCGTTGGGCGGCGACATGGCGGTGCAGGGCGCTGCCGGTGCCGGGGTGCGGCGAGTAAGTCTGCGGTGGTGGCGGGGAGTTGGTCGTGCAGCCGGGCGAGGACCGCGACGCCGGCGGCCTCCAGGTGGTCGCGTTCGGCATCGGTGGCGGCGTGCGGCCAACTCCCCTCGTACGTATAGGGCATGACATCCGGTGGGACCCGGCCGTTGGCGCGGGCCATGACGAAGAACGGGGCGCCGAGGTGGGCGGGGTCGGCTTCGTGCCAGGGATCGGGCGGTCGGACACGGTCCCCTCCCTGGGCGCCATCGGCGGCGTATCACCGCCCGCGGACGAGAATTGACGGACTGTCAGGTATCTGCCCACGGCCACGCCCCTGGGGGGTGCGGGTGGCGCGATACCGTCGACCGCCGGCCCGTCGTGCGCGAGGGCGGTGGCGTGTGATCGGATGGCCCCGGTGGCGGCGGACGACCGGGGCGCCACGCGGATCATGGGGTGGGGACACCGGGCCCCGGAAGGAACGGGGTGCCGAATGGCGCTGGCGGTACGCGGTTCACGGCTGATCACCGTCGACGGGACCCGGTACCGGTGGGCGGTCTCGCCGGACGCGGCCGGGCTGGCGGTGGTCGCCGGCTGGGCGGACGGGGACGGCGCGCGGATGGCGACCTGGTTGGAGCACGGCACGGTCATCGCACCGGGCGAGGTCGCGGCACTGATCCGCAGAGCGCGCGAACACGGCTGGAATCCGCGGGAACGGGGGCCGCAGCACACCTTCCGGCTCGACGCGGCGAGCCGGAAGGTGTGCTGCGGC
This window encodes:
- a CDS encoding Lrp/AsnC family transcriptional regulator, with product MEELDRQIVDLLVKDGRMSYTDLGKATGLSTSAVHQRVRRLEQRGVIRGYAAIVDPEAVGLPLTAFISVKPFDPSAPDDISDRLAEVPELEACHSVAGDENYILKVRVATPLELEHLLTRIRTLAGVSTRTTVVLSTPYEARPPRI